CGAAGGCCCGGCGCTGCAACTCAGCAAACTGGGCACCTTCGCCGGCACGCATATTCTGGTGCCACGTGGCGGCCTGGCGGTGCACATCAATGCCTTCAACTTCCCGATCTGGGGCATGCTGGAAAAGTTCGCGCCGAGTTTTCTCGCCGGCATGCCGTGCATCGTCAAGCCGGCCAGCGCCACCAGCTACCTGACCGAAGCCGTTGTGCGCCTGATGGACGAATCGGGTTTGCTGCCGGCCGGCAGCCTGCAATTGATCATCGGCGGCACCGGTGATCTGCTCGACCGCCTGCAAGGCCAGGACGTGGTGACCTTCACCGGTTCGGCCGACACCGCGGCCAAGCTGCGGGTCAACCCGAACCTGATCCGCAACTCGGTGCCGTTCAACGCCGAAGCCGACTCGCTGAACTGCGCGATCCTCGCCCCGGACGTCACCCCGGACGATGAAGAATTCGAATTGTTCATCAAGGAAGTCGCCCGGGAAATGACCACCAAGGCCGGGCAGAAATGCACCGCCATCCGCCGTGCGATTGTGCCCGCCAGACACATCGATGCAGTCGCCAGCCGTTTGCGCGATCGCCTGAAGAAAGTCGTGGTCGGCGACCCGTCGGTGGAAGGCGTGCGCATGGGTGCGCTGGCCTCTCACGATCAGCAAAAAGACGTCGCCGAACGCCTGGAAAGCTTGCTGCAAAGCAGCGATATGCTGTTCGGCGCCCGCGACGGTTTCGAACCGCGTGGCGAAAACGTCAGCCAGGGCGCGTTCTTCGCACCGACCCTGTTGCAGGCCCGCGATCCGCACGCCGAGGGTGGCGCCCACGACATCGAAGCGTTCGGCCCGGTCAGCACCTTGATGGCCTATGACGATCTGGATGAAGCACTGGTTTTGGCCGCTCGCGGCAAAGGCAGCCTGGTGGCCAGCTTGATCACCAAGGACCCGAAGATTGCCGCCAAAGCCATCCCGGTCGCGGCCGCCTGGCACGGGCGCTTGCTGGTGCTGGATCGCGAATCCGCCGCCGAATCCACCGGCCACGGCTCGCCCCTGCCGCAACTCAAACATGGCGGCCCGGGCCGTGCCGGCGGCGGTGAAGAGCTCGGTGGCCTGCGCGCGGTGAAACACTACTTGCAACGCGCCGCGGTGCAAGGCTCGCCGACCATGCTCGCTGCGGTCACCGGCGAATACGTGCGTGGCGCCAAGGTCATCGAAACCGACGTGCATCCGTTCCGCCGGTTCTTCCAGGATTTGCAGATTGGCGAGTCGCTGCTGACCCACCGCCGTACCGTGACCGAGGCCGATCTGGTGAACTTCGGTTGCCTGTCCGGCGATCATTTCTACATGCACTTCGACGAGATCGCAGCCAAGGAATCGCAATTCGGTAAACGCATCGCTCATGGTTACTTTGTGCTGTCAGCGGCGGCCGGGCTGTTCGTATCGCCGGCGCCGGGGCCGGTATTGGCCAACTATGGTCTGGATACGTTGCGTTTCATCAACCCGGTGGGGATTGGCGACACGATCCAGGCGCGCCTGACGTGCAAGCGCAAAATCGATCAGGGGAAAAAGAGCCCTCAGGGCATTCCGCAGGGTGTGGTGGCGTGGGACGTGGAAGTCACCAACCAACTGGGTGAACTGGTCGCCAGTTACGACATCCTCACCTTGGTCGTCAAGCGCGAGGATTGACGCAACCCTGTAGCTGGCTTGCCGGCGATGACGACCTGAGGATCAATGCAAATCCAAAGGCCGCATCGCCGGCAAGCCCGCTCCAACAGTGGCTTTCAGTGAATGCCCGTTTCACGCGGTACATCGATCAATGACTGTAACCGAACCACTGCGCGCTCAAGCCCAAGCGCTGGAACACGAAAGGACCGAGGTTCTGGTCGCTGAACAGGGCGCTATTGTTCATTGCCTTCTTCACGGACATGCCCGCCCCCTTCCTCGTAAATAAGTACCTGACGGTCGGTATCAAAAATAAATTGCCGCGAAATATTACATACGTCATATTACGAGCATAATTAAACGCCGATTTCCACAGGTAATCCTCCATGACCAGCATGCCCAGCCTTGAACCCGACGTCGCTGTTGCGGTGAACACGCACAAGCCTCCCCTGCTCAAGCGCCTGATCCTGCTGACGCTGGCCATTGCTGTCCTGGTATTTGCAGGCCTTTACGCCGCCCACTGGTGGACCGCCGGGCGTTTCATCGAAGAAACCGACGATGCCTACATTGGCGGCGACGTGACCGTGATCGGGCCGAAGGTCGCGGGTTACATCGAAGAAGTGCTGGTCACCGACAACCAGAAAGTGCAGGCCGGCGACGTGCTGATCCGCCTCGATTCCCGTGACTACCGCGCCCACCTGGCCAAGGCCGAAGGCGCGGTTGCCGCCGAAGAAGCCTTGCTCGCCAACCTCGACGCCACCGAACAACTGCAACAGGCGGTGATCGGCCAGGCCCGCGCCGGGATTGCTGCCACGGGCGCCGAAACGGCCCGCTCCCGGGATGACGACGCGCGCTACAAAAAACTGGTCGGCAGCAACGCTGTCTCGGTAGAAAGCGCCCAACGCGCCAACGCCACCTTCAAGACCGCCCAGGCACTCAGTGCCCGGGCCCAGGCCGAACTTCTGGCCGCGCAACGCCAACTGAATGTAATCGCCACGCAGAAACAACAAGCCCGTGCCGCGCTGATGCAGGCCCGCGCCGAGCGTGACCTGGCGCAGTTGAATGTCGGTTACACCGAACTGCGCGCGCCCATCGACGGCGTGATCGGCAACCGCCGGGCGCGGGTCGGCGCGTATGCACAGGCCGGTTCGCAACAGTTGTCGGTGGTGCCGGCGAGCGGGCTGTGGGTCGATGCCAACTTCAAGGAAGACCAACTGGCACACATGACGCCGGGTCAACGGGTGGTCATTCATGCCGATGTGCTCTCGGGTCAGGTATTCCACGGTCATCTGGACAGTCTCGCGCCAGCCAGTGGCTCGCAATTCAGTGTGTTGCCTCCGGAAAACGCCACCGGCAACTTCACCAAGATCGTGCAACGGGTGCCGGTGCGGATCGTGCTCGACCCGGCCGATGGCGTGCTCGGTCATCTGCGTCCGGGCCTGTCGGTCACTGCTGAAGTGGACACGCGCAAGGAGCCTGAAACCCCTGCCGTGGCCCGCGCACCATGAGCCGCGCCCTCGCCGCCCCTGCGCAACCGTTCAACGCCGCCAGCATGGCGACGGC
This DNA window, taken from Pseudomonas fluorescens NCIMB 11764, encodes the following:
- the paaZ gene encoding phenylacetic acid degradation bifunctional protein PaaZ yields the protein MPHAPTLQSFIAGRWIGQHGAQVLRSAIDGHEIARTHEERPDFAEAIEHGRRQGVSGLMALDFQQRAQRLKALALYLSERKEQLYAISHHSGATRADSWIDIEGGNSTLFTYASLGSRELPSGNIVHEGPALQLSKLGTFAGTHILVPRGGLAVHINAFNFPIWGMLEKFAPSFLAGMPCIVKPASATSYLTEAVVRLMDESGLLPAGSLQLIIGGTGDLLDRLQGQDVVTFTGSADTAAKLRVNPNLIRNSVPFNAEADSLNCAILAPDVTPDDEEFELFIKEVAREMTTKAGQKCTAIRRAIVPARHIDAVASRLRDRLKKVVVGDPSVEGVRMGALASHDQQKDVAERLESLLQSSDMLFGARDGFEPRGENVSQGAFFAPTLLQARDPHAEGGAHDIEAFGPVSTLMAYDDLDEALVLAARGKGSLVASLITKDPKIAAKAIPVAAAWHGRLLVLDRESAAESTGHGSPLPQLKHGGPGRAGGGEELGGLRAVKHYLQRAAVQGSPTMLAAVTGEYVRGAKVIETDVHPFRRFFQDLQIGESLLTHRRTVTEADLVNFGCLSGDHFYMHFDEIAAKESQFGKRIAHGYFVLSAAAGLFVSPAPGPVLANYGLDTLRFINPVGIGDTIQARLTCKRKIDQGKKSPQGIPQGVVAWDVEVTNQLGELVASYDILTLVVKRED
- a CDS encoding HlyD family secretion protein, whose amino-acid sequence is MTSMPSLEPDVAVAVNTHKPPLLKRLILLTLAIAVLVFAGLYAAHWWTAGRFIEETDDAYIGGDVTVIGPKVAGYIEEVLVTDNQKVQAGDVLIRLDSRDYRAHLAKAEGAVAAEEALLANLDATEQLQQAVIGQARAGIAATGAETARSRDDDARYKKLVGSNAVSVESAQRANATFKTAQALSARAQAELLAAQRQLNVIATQKQQARAALMQARAERDLAQLNVGYTELRAPIDGVIGNRRARVGAYAQAGSQQLSVVPASGLWVDANFKEDQLAHMTPGQRVVIHADVLSGQVFHGHLDSLAPASGSQFSVLPPENATGNFTKIVQRVPVRIVLDPADGVLGHLRPGLSVTAEVDTRKEPETPAVARAP